A single window of Nicotiana sylvestris chromosome 3, ASM39365v2, whole genome shotgun sequence DNA harbors:
- the LOC104248694 gene encoding protein RESPONSE TO LOW SULFUR 3-like — MFSTIAVPSNQTKPHRREISAVPESEILRRRNEELEKELKKSIEREEKMKKELQKTWERLRVAEEAEERLCSQLGELEAEAVDQARTYRTRVIHLMDQLSLAQKLLESASITVPSIQ, encoded by the coding sequence ATGTTTTCGACAATTGCTGTGCCTTCAAACCAAACAAAGCCTCATCGCCGGGAGATCTCCGCCGTGCCGGAGAGTGAGATACTCAGGAGAAGAAATGAGGAGTTGGAGAAAGAATTGAAAAAGAGCATTGAGAGGGaagagaaaatgaagaaggaattACAGAAAACATGGGAGAGACTAAGGGTGGCGGAGGAGGCTGAGGAGCGACTTTGCTCTCAGCTCGGTGAACTTGAGGCCGAGGCTGTTGATCAGGCTCGGACTTACAGGACACGCGTCATCCATTTGATGGATCAACTCTCTCTGGCCCAGAAACTTCTCGAATCAGCTTCTATTACCGTTCCCAGTATCCAATGA